Proteins found in one Pirellulales bacterium genomic segment:
- a CDS encoding DUF1501 domain-containing protein: MMLTIWGKSRIGRCDGVARRDFIKVGGLGALGLTLGDALRARASATAAGAPTNDRAVILYWVDGGPSHLETYDPKPAAPAEFRGMFGTIETSVPGVRINELLVEQAKVMDKVSILRSVHHDNGDHFAAAHWMLTGYLGSNSANLDPQFPSCGSIIAKMRGSNRGGMPPYVAIPQAMTVGLQPGYLSGAYLGVAYNPYNTGGDPNAEGYKVANLDLPTEVNLSRVDDRKSLLGSLDRIRRESDRSGLMNGLDSFNQQAFDLVTGDAARKAFDISDEDPRTRDKYGRNTYGQSALLARRLVEAGVTFVNIHNGGWDHHWDLESGMKSRLPSFDQSVGALIDDLSQRGLLDRVMVVVMGEFSRSPRLNDGGNGGAPMSMGTPGRDHWGNVMSVLIGGGGVKGGHVIGASNSKGEFPVERPLLPADVLATIYQSLGIDLGAYIINRAGRPTAINNNGAPIHELL; the protein is encoded by the coding sequence ATGATGCTGACGATCTGGGGAAAATCGAGGATCGGCCGCTGCGACGGCGTTGCGCGGCGCGACTTCATCAAAGTGGGCGGCCTGGGCGCGCTAGGGCTCACACTGGGCGACGCTCTGCGAGCGCGCGCCAGCGCAACCGCTGCTGGCGCTCCGACGAACGACAGAGCCGTAATCTTGTATTGGGTGGATGGCGGCCCTTCGCATCTGGAAACATACGACCCCAAGCCAGCGGCACCGGCCGAGTTTCGCGGCATGTTTGGCACGATCGAGACCAGCGTGCCGGGAGTTCGCATCAACGAACTACTGGTGGAACAGGCGAAAGTGATGGACAAGGTCTCGATTTTGAGATCGGTGCATCACGACAACGGCGATCACTTCGCGGCCGCGCATTGGATGCTCACCGGTTACCTCGGCTCCAACTCGGCCAACCTCGATCCGCAATTTCCATCGTGTGGCTCGATCATCGCCAAGATGCGCGGCTCGAATCGCGGTGGCATGCCCCCCTATGTGGCGATTCCACAGGCGATGACCGTTGGCCTGCAGCCGGGCTACTTGAGCGGCGCGTATTTGGGAGTCGCATACAACCCTTATAACACCGGTGGCGACCCCAATGCGGAGGGGTACAAAGTCGCCAATCTCGATTTACCCACGGAGGTGAATCTATCGCGAGTGGACGACCGCAAATCGCTGCTCGGCTCGCTCGATCGCATCCGGCGCGAATCGGATCGCAGCGGACTGATGAACGGGCTCGATTCGTTCAATCAACAGGCGTTTGACCTCGTGACCGGCGACGCGGCGCGCAAGGCGTTCGACATCAGCGACGAAGACCCGCGCACGCGCGACAAATATGGGCGCAACACCTACGGACAAAGCGCGCTCTTGGCGCGGCGACTGGTGGAGGCAGGCGTCACCTTTGTGAACATTCACAACGGCGGCTGGGACCACCATTGGGACCTGGAGTCGGGCATGAAGTCGCGCTTGCCGAGCTTTGATCAATCGGTGGGTGCGCTGATCGACGATTTAAGCCAACGGGGCCTGTTGGATCGGGTGATGGTAGTGGTGATGGGCGAGTTCAGCCGCTCGCCACGCCTAAATGACGGCGGCAATGGCGGCGCGCCCATGAGCATGGGCACGCCCGGGCGCGACCATTGGGGCAACGTCATGTCGGTGTTGATCGGCGGCGGCGGCGTCAAAGGCGGCCACGTCATTGGGGCCTCGAACTCCAAGGGAGAGTTTCCCGTGGAGCGCCCCCTGCTGCCGGCCGATGTGCTGGCCACCATTTACCAGTCACTGGGCATCGATCTGGGGGCGTACATCATCAACCGCGCCGGTCGTCCCACGGCGATCAACAACAACGGCGCCCCGATCCACGAACTGCTGTAA